In the Desulfotignum balticum DSM 7044 genome, one interval contains:
- a CDS encoding cob(I)yrinic acid a,c-diamide adenosyltransferase, giving the protein MKGYIQIYTGNGKGKTTAALGLALRGAGAGLQVFVGQFLKQGPYSEIKALSLFENVTVEQFGMGKFVRGMPSEDEKAAARKGYARLCGILKANAHDLVIVDEGNVAVTCQLLTENELLGFMDLKPDNVELVITGRDASAAVITRADLVTEMKEIKHYYHQGVTARKGIEK; this is encoded by the coding sequence ATGAAAGGATATATACAAATATATACAGGAAACGGAAAAGGAAAAACCACGGCCGCGTTAGGGCTGGCCCTGCGGGGGGCCGGGGCCGGGCTTCAGGTGTTTGTGGGACAGTTCCTCAAGCAGGGACCCTATTCGGAAATCAAGGCATTATCCTTATTTGAAAATGTGACCGTGGAACAGTTCGGCATGGGCAAATTTGTCAGAGGCATGCCGTCTGAAGATGAAAAAGCGGCGGCCCGAAAGGGATATGCCCGATTGTGCGGGATTTTGAAAGCCAATGCCCATGACCTGGTGATCGTGGACGAAGGCAATGTGGCGGTTACCTGCCAGCTGTTGACCGAGAATGAACTGCTGGGTTTCATGGATCTGAAACCGGATAATGTGGAACTGGTGATCACAGGCAGAGACGCATCCGCCGCAGTGATCACCCGAGCGGACCTGGTCACTGAGATGAAAGAGATTAAACACTATTATC